In the genome of Stomoxys calcitrans chromosome 4, idStoCalc2.1, whole genome shotgun sequence, the window CATATATGtaacattattttaaatttatggtTATTGCAGCGCATATGCTAAAAAAAGAACCGTTAACTAAAGCAACTCAACGAGAACGAGAGAGAAAGACAGAGAGAGTAGTGATATGACAATTGTTTGCACATAGCCAACCATTTTttcgtcataccgtttgtaacatagATAGTTAAGAATACATAACCGCCATACCACGGTGTTACAGCCGTTAACTGAAGCTACTTCAGCGGAGTTGCCAACGTCCAAAAATTTACTTAGTAGGACTTCCAAAATTTATCAATGCAAAGTTTGGATACCGCTAAGTATCGAAACAAAGCAACTGTGGGCTTTATGCACGATATGAACATACTGAAGGCATTTAtagtttattatacccttcatcatATTTAggttggggatatactaatttcgtcattctgtttgtaactcctcgaaatattcgtctaagaccccataaagtacatatattcttgaccgtcatgacggacatggacatggctagatcgactcaaaatgtcatgacggtttgccgaaagcacgccactttcgaaggagtgaagctagccccttgaaattttgcacaattatttcttattagtgtaggtcagttgggattgtaaatggactatatcggtccatgttttgatatagctgtcatataaaccgatctgggatcttgacttcttgagtctctagagggcgcaattatcgtccgatttgactgaaattttgcacgtggtgttttggtatcacttccaacaagtaactacggtttaaatcggatcttaacctaatacagctgctaataaaccgatcttcgatcttgacttcttgaaccactagaggccgcaattcttattcgatttggctgaaatttttcatgacgtgttttgttatgactaccaacaactgcgccacatatagatcaaatcggtctataacctgatatagctgccctataaaccgatcttcgatcttgacttcttgaaccatcagagggcgcaattcttaaccgatttggctgaaatttagcatgaagtgttttattataacttccaacaactgtgctaaatttggttcaaatcggtctataaccgatttggctgaaattttacagggcgtgtttcgctataacttccaactactgtgcttagtGTGGCACAAATTAGtctaaaaactgatatagctgccacataaaccgatctgggatcttgacgtcttgagcctctaaagggtgcaatttttatccgatttggttgaaattttacaaggcgtgtttcgctataacttccaactactgtgcttcgtatggctcaaatcggtctaaaaactgatatagctgccatataaaccgatcagggatcttgacgtcttgagcctctgaagggcgcaatttttatccgatttggctgaaaatttacaggCCTTGTTTCGCTGtaacttccaattactgtgcttcgtatggctcaaatcggtctaaaaactgataaagctgccatataaaccgatctgggatcttggagtcttgagcctctagagggcgcaatttttatccgatttggctgaaattttgcatgatgtgttttgttatgacttccaacaactgtgctaagtttggttcaaatcggtctataaccgatttggctgaaatgttgcatgggGTGCttcgctataacttccaactactgtgcttagtatggctcaaatcggtctaaatactgatatagctgccatataaaccaatctgggatcgtGACGTCtttagcctctaaagggcgcaaattttatccgatttggctgaaattttacggggcgtgtttcgctataacttccaattactgtgcttagtatggctcaaatcggtctaaaaactgatataggtgccatataaaccgatctgcgatcttgacgtcttgagcctctagagggcgcaatttttatccgatttggctgaaattttgcatgatgtgttttgttatgacttccaacaactgtgctaggtatggtacaaatcggtccataaactggtatagctgctatattaaccgatcgtgcatcttgacttcttgagccactagagggcgcaattcttccgatatggctgaaatttagcatgacgtgttttattgcaacttccaacaacggtgctaagtatggttcaaatcggtccataacctgatatagctgccatataaaccgatcttcgatcttgatttcttgaaccactagagggcgcaattcatatccgatttggctgaaattcagtatggagtattttgttatgacttcccacaaccgcgataaatatggttcaattcgatacataacctgatatagctatcatataaactgatctggaatcttgacttcttgagcctctagagagtgcaattcttatcggattttgctgacattttgtacaacggattcttccatgaccttcaacatacgtgtcttatatggtcttaatcgatctatagcctgatacagctttcaCATGGACataatggactgaaatattagccaatgacttctactatggtcttcaacattcaatttacttatggtccgaatcggactttaacttgatatatctccaatagcataacaattgttttccattattctttgtttgtctaaaaagagataccgcgcaaagaactcaacaaatgcgatccattcggcaccgccgaacttagcacgctcttacttatttctAGCCTAGTTtcttgaaaatattgggttgcccaaaaagtaattgcggatttttcatatagtcggcgttgacaaattttttcacagcttgtgactctgtaattgcattcattcttctttcagttatcaactattacttttagcttgctttagaaaaaaagtgtaaaaaaagtatatttgattaaagttcattctaaggtttactaaaaatgcatttactttcttttaaaaaatccgcaattactttttgggcaacacaatagacaaaaaataaagtatTCGTCGTTTAATTTTAAGCCTCAAAGGGAATCGAGACTACCTGATTGGGGCGGTTTCGATTGCTCTGGGTCTCGCTGCGAGCCATGGGGGCAAGACATTGGTCTGCACTGATAACCTtggttgttttgttgttgttgttgtagcagtgtgttatacactgaggcgcttgccgatgaagaactccatcgggtcaatccggtacatacaatcggctgccatgggattgataacCTTGGTGTTCTGAGAGTGATAATTCTAGGGCTATTTTCgtcttttttttcttcaaggTTAACACGGCGACATATCAACTGAATTAATGTCGCAGACTTaacaggggccgaattaccgcatacgtgatcgagtgcgctttcgtatcgaatggaATTTTATCTCGTATTTAATGGATGTAATACCACGTTTATAcacatttcaatttaatttttttttaaattataaaccatTTAAACACATTTGGCGttcctaaatttcaaaaattgtgttTCAATAAGCAAatgcataattcacaatagagggaatttgaacgattttactcgttcacgtatgcggtaattcggccccaggtCTGACAGCATGCTACTTGCACGGCTCAGTGTTCGAGAGGGCCGATTTCAAATTTTCTCAAGCGAAGAACTCTTATTTCATCTCTATGTGGTATGAACTACTcttgtttttgctttgtaactaacttttggtttaaatttcttttttttccagcTCTTTATCCAACTTCTACCCCCAACCGTCCAGAGTTTAGATTATAATGTATTCGCTATAGCTGCTTGGTAAAATCTGAAATCTAAAAATATAGGAAAAAATCATTTgtattttagaatttttcaatttttatttcaatattcattcatttatttttgtttgttgctgtTTGTAGTTCTCATTAATGTACATATACATCAAACATAAaatagaattttatttatttttttttttggattttttccatttttttttgtttttgttgttggttttcatTTCTACGAAACTACATACAAActagaaattttcttaaaaattaggttttagaaaataattttgtaaaatgaatatttaaaataatagtAAGAATAGCAttaagaataataaataaactaTGATCTccgtaaagaaaataaaataacgaAACTTAATTTGTGTTTTTACTGAGTTTGCTCTGTTTggtgtacaaaaaaaaagtcaaaatcaaattttcagttttctatatttttgtttttgaaaaacatgGAAACGAtaacgaaataaaattttgtttttgttttctcccaataaattataaatttaattcaatatCAACATTATGATAAtgttaagagtttttttttggaattaatTGGATTAATTTCAATTGTAATTGAATTTGTTGTTAgaatatcaaaaataataaCTAAAGTCCTATAGCTGATTAAGCAAGAAACAAGAAATTAAACTGAAATGtagaagaaaaataaacatttccTGTTTAAATTAATAAGGGAAACTATACagcaagagtttttttttttttttgagggaaTTCTTTGTCGTTACAATCACTTTCCGCCCATGTATGCTATTTTGGGTTAACCATATTATATCCATTTAAGATGtcttgtatttgttttttgaggtttataatttaaaatttgtgtgtgtgtgtgtgtgttccggtTTGTTTAAGAGTTATTGACTATAGTTATGATAATTTCTCAAatgtggttttctttttttttgtataatcaTTAAGCATTATTGttattataattaaatattaattataattaatttttgtatagtttagtttataattataaaagtcgtatatggtttcatttaaatttttctgtgttttgtttttattattttggattgtttgtttctgtttttgtaatatttaagaataatatttttgtttttatttatcaattatgtaaaaaaggaaataaacttaaatgaaaaataaagtccATAAATTAAGCGTCGTTTTGGTTTgttggttttctttttctttcacaGTTGTAGCTATTTAATACTACAACTCAAGtgtttatttgttgttattttagaatatttttcaaaaaatattcttaataagaattatgaaaaataaaatatgtgtgTTTCTTAACCAGTTGTATGgtactttttataaaaagtaaccttggtTAGTTTAGGGTAACTTAAAAGTTTGCTTTTGTATTTTTAGAAGTTGACTTCTTCCACCCTTTCGGCATCAGACTTAAGATCCTGTACTAATAGATCATGACATGATTTCGGTATGAGAGTGCCTACAATTTTTTCACCTTCTGTGGTTTTCATGCGTATAACTTGCATCTTATTATTGGCATTACGCATGGCCAAGATTTGTTCCACTCGCGACCACACCGATAGAACAGAGCCAGCCAAAACGCTATACAAACGTTGTCGTAGACCAACCTAAAGTGAAAAAAAGAGAACAAAGTTATAGTAATAAAAAAGTCAgcgatttttaaaaatatattagtaTATCCCAGCACTCGAGATTCGAGTGTCCTTTATGTCCAGGTGTTATGTTTAACCCTTTCCCTCTGCAAAGCCACagtatttgcattttttttacggTTAGTGATATTCTTAGTGTTTGCTACAGCAATTGATACATCTAACAATTTTTCCGATCCTTACTGCTAGTATTAGACGAACACACTACTCTTACATAGTATCTATGGGCATTGACTCAAAGTTATTGTTCTCAAATGGTAAATAAATTGGCCTGAAATAAACACAAATACAGTAGATCTTATTCTGCAGTGGCAAACGATAAACACAACTTTCACCTATGCGAATAAAACATGACTTCATATAACCCACCAAAATTATTCACAATTCACCACTTGCCATTTCATAGCAAAACGCAAGATTCACTTAACAAGGTTGCGTCAAGCAATCAGCCGACATAAAATTGTTTGAATTTTCGTTTCTCTTACTTGTTGGCTATGTGGTTCACATTCACCTCATATAACCCACCAAAATTATTCACAATTCACCACTTGCCATTTCATAGCAAAACGCAAGATTCACTTAACAAGGTTGCGTCAAGCAATCAGCCAACAtaaaattgtttcaattttcgtttttcttactTGTTGGCTATGTGGTTTACATTCAAATCAAATTGTATGAAtgaagtatgcaaaatttaaatatttcaacCAGTATTTTAAAAAgatgtgaaataaaaacaaaattctacaaTATACTGCATTTTgtcaaagaaaaacaatttttactgACTTTTGTTGACATTCACAATAGGCAGATTTTGACAATCTTAATGATGTTTAaagggcctatccactttatgttttcgctaTAATGTGGCAGAGTGCGTGCGATAGAGAGTAAAGCGTGTTGTTTGTTTACATAACcggtctgttctagccaatgacagcaaagcagtagccctcttcaagtctagattaggctacatagctttggaatgctcacagccccctctttatgaccatctatcattcgttgtcctcgagtctggtcctgaaaactttacttacatgtcgctagaggcatacccacagattccagtatccctggaatgtgtagggtagttcctagtctcgcaagctcattcgctttataattccctgggatatctgtgcggcccggcacccagaacaggtgaattttgaactgttcagccatctcgttgagagaactGTGACAGTccggggcggtttttgtgttcagaaatacgttccccagggatttaatatcttcctggctgtctgagtagatttttatgccaatcgtcgtaatgacgttatatcttagccattccaccattccCACCACTAAAATGACTGCTACACTACAGGGCAGCTGATACGAATTGTTAACAACTTGacactggtatatctgtcaaactacAGCTATATTACATTCGTTTTTTATAGTTCTTTATAGTGTTTACAAGTAAATGCCTTCATATTACTATagggaaaatattttggaagctGCAAACATTTTGGTCGTATTCTTGGTATCGTCATATAAAGCTCAagaatgtataaaaaaaagttgtagTTTGAATTGGTAATAATTCGCGTCAGCTATTCtgagtttaatttttttctcaactCATTTTAGCTTACACCAATTATCAACAACTCATCAAAGATAATATTCGAATAAAAGTCTATCTTACCTCACATTCTGCACCCACGCTGACATTACGGCAATTACCATTCCAATAAGCATGTGAGCAGGTATTAACCGAAGCATCATATTGTTCGGTCCAATGCTTTTCGGCATCTGACatggttacttttttgtatttcttttcgATTTCAGCTAACGACTCATGACGTACTTGAAGACCGGTATTGGGACGGTAAATCTGGAACATGATCTCTTTTTTACTGGGCTTACCATCCTTCTTCTTGCCGCTTTGCAAAGCATTTTGAGGTTGATTTTCCAATTCGACAGCCAAAATAGCAGTACGTTTGTTATTTCGCACCTGATGTGAAAGATAAAAGCCTTCATTTTCAGAAATTAAGTCGGCATATCTGTAAAGAGtataaattattgtttttatctattttttcaCTTTAGGAGATTTGTAGAAAAATTAAAGTTAAACTATTCTGTAAAAACAAGAGTTAGATGTACTCTAATACGTTACTACTACGCACTTCTCAATAGCCTCTTGCCATATCATGCCTCGCTCCACACGCACAGTATGTAATTCGGCGGGAGCTTTGCCAGTGGCATGTTTACGTATAAATCGCACCAGTTTGACTCGAGTTACATTCTCGCCAGCCGCTCCCAAATCTGTAAAATATAAGCAAACATATAAAGGAGTCAGTTTCAGTTTTTCATTGTTGCTTTAAAACACTTACCTAAAATACCCAAATCAAAACGTCCTCCCTTGCGAGCCTGATTGATAATGGCCGCCAGGgtatcagtgaaatatttgaATAGACGATTTTGCAAATCTACTGGCATACCCAAAATTCTATTCAAAAATTTCGATATATTATTGTAGTCTTTGTCCAAGCTCAACAAACCCGGTGTGGTTTCACTATTAACTATAATACCCACACCTAGCAGGGCATTGGCAATATCCTTAAAGAATTCGCCGTGATAATCGGTGGGTGGTGGCACCAAGGGCTGTTCATAGCCCATGATAGCTTTCATCACAGTTTCTAAAGCCGTACGGCCATATTTGTTGTCAATATTGAATTGCGACAAGTCGCGCGTCTCAGTAGCTCTACGATCGCCATGCGTTAAGGCACCCAATGATTCTAAACGCTTGGCCACGGTGGAGGCGAAACGTCGTTCACCCGCCAAATCGGAGATGAGGAATATGTATTCGGGTGCATTGACTTGATTGGAACGATGTGTACGACCGAACTGTTGGATGGCGCGATCTGCAGACCACGGCAATTCGAGGGTGATATGGACACGTCGTCTCTGATTGCGCACACGACGATCACTTTGCAGCGAAATACCACTTGAGGCGGCCTCCGAGATAATGGCCACATCTTTGGTGCCATCCATAAAGCGCTGTTTTTCGGTAATGTTTAAGGTTTCCAGAGGAACATCTTGTTCCGATCTTGATTCGTACTGTATAGAACCATCATCGGATTGGACCACACGTCCTTTGCGGCCTGTCATTTCGGCTACATTGTCCGGCCCGCCAAGTTCATCGATTAGCTGATCCAAAGTGTTGGGTGGCAAACGTTCGCCCAGTAATTCGATTTTACGCAAAAGTTCCTCTTTCATGGAGCAGGCTCTCTCAATGGCATCCTTGGGCGGTGGACCATAATTCATTTTGACCCCGTGCACTCCTATGGGTGTCACTGTTCCCTTGAGTTCTTGTTTCTTCTGTAGTAAATCTTGAATTTTGTCTTGTGTAGAGACGGGAGCCTTCTTTTTCGGTGGTGAAACATTACTCAGCGTTAAGAAATtactgctattgttgttgttattcatGGAGCCTTGTCCCAATGATGTAGCTGCTGTTGCGGAGGATGCGTCCTTGGTTTTcgtcttctttttcttcttctttttggcACGGGCCAACCAAGGATCAGTATCTGAGTCTGAGCCACTTGCCCCAAATGGATTAAAATCGGATGATTCGTAGCTGTCACTACGATTGCCGGCATCCGATTCTTCTGATTCGGAATTTTTAAAATCTGAATCATTATTGGATTCATTATCGGAATCCTTATCATCATCATCGGAATCATTCCAAGAATCATTGCGCGATTTCTTATTGTTGCGCATCTCAGAACGTGAAGATTTTCGTTTGTTGCTACTGTTATTGGTGGACGAAGAGGAGGGATCATCTTTATATCTATTGGCTGCCTTAACTTCGGCAATAATTGATTGTATGGTGGATTTGTGATTCTCTGGTTCAGAGAGACCTAATATGCGATTAATGCGGTTGCGATCGGGAGCTGGAAAATGCTTTTCGACTAGAGATTGAAAAACGCCCCtagaaaagaagaaaagaaaaatgaaaaagtaGAGAATAATcatcaattaaattaaaagggAGTTAAAGGTGTTTAACCAATACAACAACCAAGCCTACAAAAATTTATTGGAGTTACTCAAGTTTTCCCTTCCACAAAGTTAATGGATTTTAACATATCGTCAAATGTAAATATTGGTTTTTCATGGAGACTGGCCTATAATATCGAGGTTTTACTTACTTTGCTGTTGATACAAAATCTGTAAGTTCTCCATCTTCTCGTTCCAGTTGTTCCAGAGTACGTGCTTCACCCGTCGATTGTAGACCTATGACTACACATTTGCCATATTTAATGGCTTCTCGAGCTATGTGCACGACATGATTAACTTTGGCAGCTATAcacaaatatttgaaaaaacgTTGATGTGACGACCAAAATTGACCCCACATGGTTTTTTTCATGCGACTCTCGGCATCGATTAGATCAGCAGCCTCAATGAATTTGTGCATGGCTTCTACCcactgaaaacaaaaaaaaaaaaaaaacagttaaatTGGGAGaagaaaattaaagattttaaataACATTACCAATTGTACCGACTCATCATAGATGCGGCGAAAATCTTTGGACAAAGTTACTTCTTCGATTTTGAAAGTTACTCCATGAAAACTTAGCTGGCGAGCTATATACATGCCTCGCAATTTCATGTCCATGGCCACAATTTCCATGGCTCCAACACCTCTGTTTTAGGGGAAAAAAAGATTTATCACACTTTCTCTTTGGTTATGCCTGTAATACAAACCTTTTCTCAACAGCCGCTATGAAATCATTAAATGTGGGAAAAGCCGTACCCTGACCCCATAAACCTAAACGCACCATATACGCCATGTTTTTGGGTTCTGAAGCACCAGTTGCCGAAGCATATACTACACGAGCTCTGGGTAATTTATTCTGCAATTCCAATACGGTTTGACCGGTTTTTGTAGGCTTTCCTGAACCCACGGGACACAAATTTTTGGCCTTGTGACACTCATCGAAAATTATCAGGCCATCGAAATCCTCGCCGCACCATTGAAGTAATTGTTTAAGTCTTGATTTATATTTACCAGTCTTGTTATTCGATTCACCGATTAATGCGGAGTAGGTGCTAAAGATGACACCTTTCTTTACATTGTTGTTAACCTCGGAATTGATTTTGGCATATTTAAACTAAAGAGAAGAGAATACACACAAAATATGCATTAGAAACAAATATAAATCATAAAGGAAAAAAGCGGGCCAAAAGGCGAGACTTTCCCATAGTTGAGTGAAAAACCTCTCGTGTTATACACCGCGAATAGTAATAGTTTTACTTGTAATAGTTGTAGCTACGACTCCTGAGTGTTTAATATGGTAATCTATATTAGCTATAGGTAAATACCTCAACTATAGCATTTCTAATGTCAGTGCTCGGCATTCGCGGCGATACCACatttgaaccaacttaggggcataGAATGGAAAACGATTTTGTGTGCAGCACGAAATTCCggaatgattttattttttcgagtttactttttagtatttatagcGCTCTACAAGtcgatttctggcttaggtgtatgactATAGTGACATGGAGCAGATTGATTTCTgcagcctcttttcaacataacctaacataACTAATTGCAAACTATTGTGCATGTACACAAGAGCATTAATAAGTCCATGGGCTTAGAAATAATGTGCACATGTGTAATTTCGCAAGAAGTTTCGTGTAGACTAGACCCCTCAACAACATGAGAGAGTGGTAATTCAGTGTTTTACATTTATCTCTAAGTATAATAAACTTGGAATAGTGGCCCATACCTGTACCGGATTAGCGCATCGGACCCTACCTTACACTGCAGCACTATTTATTACTTTCATTTAGTGCATTATAAAGTATTTTGAAAAAGTAgtaagaaaatagaaaaaacgtATACAAACAACAGCTGCCAACAAATTGTTATCATTCACAATAGTAAAATTAgcctatttgcaaattttgcccatgaacattccactagggaacaggggcaaacttctcacatatcaatgagtgcagtccgattcaagtttaagctcaatgatgaggcgcctcctttttatagccgagtccaaacggcgtgcggCATTCACAGTAGTACCAAGGTAAAATTACTTTCATAGTTAACAAGAGAGTAGAGGTGCATAAACTTCGTTCAAATCTTACCTGGTTTATCGCATTGATATCAATGAAGACTAGATTTCAGAATCTTTGAACTATCTATTGATAGATTTTTCGtgttttttacaattttgttaagaaaatataattttcgCATCATCAGGCGAAACCTTATGCGGTTGAAGTAGTGTGCCACTTTAGTATTAAATTTGACACTTTTGACGATGCTACTTGTGTCTCACTATTTCATTGAGTCACTATTAACCATGTATTTGCCCTTAAGTaacctttgttgttgttgtagccagatTTCCGTATGTGGAGATAGTGATCCTCGCAAGCTattaggtgagcaagcttgttccagtccataggaccgattgcCGCAAGaacgttgttgttggtgttgttgtaaccacattttcatgtggaggtggcgatccttgtcaagctcctgtaggtgagcaagctcgttacggtccaaaggaccgattgccgcgggagcagggtgaccattggttatttaaaggcaccaataactcgccatgtcatattgagcatcgtaggcactcagtatttgtacaagagccggtgccacccgaactttcactgagactctccgcgaTACCGCTGAGTGtctgcgactgcagttacagctactccggatggagcattccacgaTCTGCAACCTTCAGACGCAGGTGGTGtttacagcaatgaacaccacacagatcgaacgtcaatgttccagcttgtgtggtgctcacagctatcccaggCCGCATTTGTGTACTTATGGCACTGAACATCTACGTTCATTAGTTTTggttagagtggcagtcttTTATTTAATGGACTCACTTTACAATTTTAGTTCATTGTTATACCACAGCTGCGACAAATCATGCCTCTGGTGGGAGGCGAACCCATGATCCCCGCACTGGTTAATGCTGGCTACTGGCTATTTGACGCTGGCTGAAGGAAGGCCCTCAACAATATAAAACTTCTTTCCGAAAATACGTCGTTCAGCTGTACTTGAATCGTACAGAAACCcaatgttccttaatgggatgtacatagaaaattttgcatttacaaGGTGAAAGATGTATAGAATTCGGCTTAACGGAACTTTACCCCTATATTAAATGTGCcactatttgtaacaccttttTCAAATATTAGTGCCACTATTTCTAAAGAATGCCACCTTATTGCCACTTTTTAAAAACCATAACGCTGGCTGTTGGCATATGCTATAACAGCCGATAAC includes:
- the LOC106085723 gene encoding protein strawberry notch isoform X2 codes for the protein MTSTKRSFDFDDAIDEDSGSDFDEDEDPDKIEVPGGGRDLQTAVTYAKNSTIKKQGHLNNNSLLISNQTGGATSAFNRNHTMPKKIQSSPSVGMPTSSSNAGGNPESAGGMPSFNTSQLMGMAALAAAMFNATSETKSPTNSGNMNLNIGAIGGMGSMSGGLQASTSATAASRQNSTATSISYQANSGLNKAASLLAQMTMGLGNFEPAPAPVASTANNTGLSSQSKMNAIVLQKIQALVAANPQFLTSGIPNQLLQQLLMQPMKQVTNTPTTVVQHEEDEADYEEMGVAETYAEYWPAKLKLGKKHPDPVVETASLSSVEPCDVYYKLSIPLDTIQSGQLSALQLESITYASQAHDHLLPDGSRAGFLIGDGAGVGKGRTIAGIIYENYMKGRKKALWISVSNDLKYDAERDLNDIGAAKIEVYALNKFKYAKINSEVNNNVKKGVIFSTYSALIGESNNKTGKYKSRLKQLLQWCGEDFDGLIIFDECHKAKNLCPVGSGKPTKTGQTVLELQNKLPRARVVYASATGASEPKNMAYMVRLGLWGQGTAFPTFNDFIAAVEKRGVGAMEIVAMDMKLRGMYIARQLSFHGVTFKIEEVTLSKDFRRIYDESVQLWVEAMHKFIEAADLIDAESRMKKTMWGQFWSSHQRFFKYLCIAAKVNHVVHIAREAIKYGKCVVIGLQSTGEARTLEQLEREDGELTDFVSTAKGVFQSLVEKHFPAPDRNRINRILGLSEPENHKSTIQSIIAEVKAANRYKDDPSSSSTNNSSNKRKSSRSEMRNNKKSRNDSWNDSDDDDKDSDNESNNDSDFKNSESEESDAGNRSDSYESSDFNPFGASGSDSDTDPWLARAKKKKKKKTKTKDASSATAATSLGQGSMNNNNNSSNFLTLSNVSPPKKKAPVSTQDKIQDLLQKKQELKGTVTPIGVHGVKMNYGPPPKDAIERACSMKEELLRKIELLGERLPPNTLDQLIDELGGPDNVAEMTGRKGRVVQSDDGSIQYESRSEQDVPLETLNITEKQRFMDGTKDVAIISEAASSGISLQSDRRVRNQRRRVHITLELPWSADRAIQQFGRTHRSNQVNAPEYIFLISDLAGERRFASTVAKRLESLGALTHGDRRATETRDLSQFNIDNKYGRTALETVMKAIMGYEQPLVPPPTDYHGEFFKDIANALLGVGIIVNSETTPGLLSLDKDYNNISKFLNRILGMPVDLQNRLFKYFTDTLAAIINQARKGGRFDLGILDLGAAGENVTRVKLVRFIRKHATGKAPAELHTVRVERGMIWQEAIEKYADLISENEGFYLSHQVRNNKRTAILAVELENQPQNALQSGKKKDGKPSKKEIMFQIYRPNTGLQVRHESLAEIEKKYKKVTMSDAEKHWTEQYDASVNTCSHAYWNGNCRNVSVGAECEVGLRQRLYSVLAGSVLSVWSRVEQILAMRNANNKMQVIRMKTTEGEKIVGTLIPKSCHDLLVQDLKSDAERVEEVNF